Proteins found in one Longimicrobiaceae bacterium genomic segment:
- a CDS encoding glycosyltransferase family 4 protein — translation MPESAAGRDPWVMVATGFHQRGGMEKANAALAEHLLEQGVPLHMVGHEVDARLADRPGAVVHRVPRPAGSFLVGERLLERAGRAVARRVTSEHPGARVLVNGGNCRWPDVNWVHSVHHAWPCVDEGAPAWFRAKNRLMKSSARRRERRVVGEARVVLANSEKTRRDLVRHLGVDPERVHVVYLGADPAWGLVQPHERAAARAWLELAGDRPVAAFVGALGHDRGKGFDLLLEAWSRLCADPAWDGQLVAAGGGRGLERWRGEVERRGLAGRVRLLGFTDRVGDLLAAADLLVSPTRYDAYGLAVQEAVCRGVPALVSAHAGVAERYPEALREMVLPDPADVDDMVARLRGWRADPERWRSAFRPLGEELRAHTWRDMARSVVSVVSGSRVGP, via the coding sequence ATGCCTGAGTCCGCGGCCGGGCGGGACCCGTGGGTGATGGTCGCCACCGGCTTCCACCAGCGGGGTGGGATGGAAAAGGCCAACGCGGCGCTGGCCGAGCACCTCCTGGAGCAGGGGGTCCCGCTGCACATGGTGGGGCACGAGGTGGACGCGCGCCTGGCGGACCGCCCCGGGGCGGTGGTGCACCGGGTCCCCCGCCCGGCCGGCTCGTTCCTGGTGGGCGAGCGGCTGCTGGAGCGCGCCGGGCGCGCGGTGGCGCGGCGGGTCACGAGCGAGCACCCCGGAGCGCGCGTGCTGGTGAACGGAGGGAACTGCCGCTGGCCCGACGTGAACTGGGTCCACAGCGTCCATCATGCCTGGCCCTGCGTGGACGAGGGCGCCCCGGCCTGGTTCCGGGCCAAGAACCGCCTGATGAAGTCGTCCGCGCGCCGGAGGGAGCGGCGCGTCGTCGGCGAGGCCCGGGTGGTCCTCGCCAACTCCGAGAAGACCCGGCGCGACCTGGTCCGCCACCTCGGAGTTGACCCGGAGCGGGTCCACGTCGTCTATCTGGGTGCGGACCCCGCGTGGGGTCTGGTGCAGCCGCACGAGCGCGCCGCCGCGCGGGCCTGGCTGGAGCTCGCCGGCGACCGGCCGGTGGCCGCCTTCGTGGGCGCGCTCGGGCACGACCGGGGCAAGGGATTCGATCTCCTCCTGGAGGCGTGGTCGCGTCTCTGCGCCGACCCCGCGTGGGACGGGCAGCTTGTGGCGGCGGGCGGCGGTCGGGGGCTGGAGCGCTGGCGCGGGGAGGTGGAGCGGCGCGGGCTTGCGGGAAGGGTCCGCCTCCTGGGATTCACCGACCGCGTGGGCGACCTCCTCGCCGCGGCCGACCTGCTGGTGAGCCCCACCCGCTACGACGCCTATGGCCTGGCGGTGCAGGAGGCGGTCTGCCGGGGCGTCCCCGCGCTGGTGAGCGCCCACGCCGGGGTGGCGGAGCGCTACCCGGAGGCGCTGCGCGAGATGGTCCTCCCCGATCCGGCGGACGTGGACGACATGGTCGCCCGCCTGCGCGGCTGGCGCGCCGACCCGGAGCGCTGGCGCAGCGCGTTCCGGCCCCTCGGCGAGGAGCTGCGCGCCCACACCTGGCGGGACATGGCCCGCTCCGTCGTCTCCGTCGTCTCGGGGTCCCGCGTCGGTCCATGA
- a CDS encoding glycosyltransferase family 4 protein produces the protein MSTAASAIQGAPAVRTRRTGGTQPRVLILPASYLARDRTVGGGERYAFEYARALAELTPTTLALFDAVPAVETHGRLEVRTFPLGPLGTRWGFPLTRELWRALAGHDVVHSMVFPTPATDLLTVAALARGRKVVLTDVGGGGPSPSTYLQKLHPRASLNRRAHGLALLSRHAAGFFAGWTQPSTILYGGADLQAFGGAETEPRGYALFVGRLLPHKGVLQLIEALGPETPLHVVGRPYDAEYLERLRSAARGKRVRFFLDADDRELARQYAGANVVLQPSLPVAPGQADTSELLGLVTLEAMGSGKPVIVTRAGSLPELVADGESGFVVPPHDPAALRARTEELVASAALSRAMGEAARERVRALFTWEQVAERGLTLYRELVGAPRGR, from the coding sequence ATGAGCACGGCAGCCAGCGCCATCCAGGGCGCACCCGCGGTGCGGACGCGGCGGACGGGCGGGACCCAGCCGCGCGTGCTGATCCTCCCCGCGTCGTACCTGGCGCGGGACCGGACGGTGGGTGGAGGAGAGCGCTACGCGTTCGAGTACGCCCGCGCCCTCGCCGAGCTCACCCCGACCACGCTGGCGCTCTTCGACGCGGTGCCCGCCGTGGAGACGCACGGGCGGCTGGAGGTGCGGACCTTCCCGCTCGGCCCGCTGGGCACGCGCTGGGGCTTCCCGCTCACCCGGGAGCTGTGGCGGGCGCTCGCGGGACACGACGTCGTCCACTCGATGGTGTTTCCGACCCCGGCCACCGACCTGCTGACGGTAGCGGCGCTGGCACGGGGGCGGAAGGTGGTGCTCACCGACGTGGGCGGGGGCGGCCCCTCGCCCAGCACCTACCTGCAGAAGCTGCACCCGCGCGCCAGCCTGAACCGGCGGGCGCACGGGCTCGCGCTGCTCTCCCGGCACGCGGCGGGGTTCTTCGCCGGCTGGACGCAGCCCTCGACGATCCTGTACGGGGGCGCGGACCTGCAGGCGTTCGGTGGGGCGGAGACCGAGCCGCGCGGGTACGCGCTCTTCGTCGGGCGCCTCCTCCCGCACAAGGGGGTTCTCCAGCTCATCGAGGCGCTGGGCCCGGAGACCCCGCTGCACGTGGTGGGGCGCCCGTACGACGCGGAGTACCTGGAGCGCCTGCGGAGCGCCGCCCGGGGGAAGCGGGTCCGCTTCTTCCTGGACGCGGACGACCGGGAGCTCGCCCGCCAGTACGCCGGTGCGAACGTCGTGCTGCAGCCCTCGCTCCCGGTGGCACCGGGGCAGGCGGACACCTCGGAGCTCCTGGGGCTGGTGACGCTGGAGGCGATGGGCTCCGGGAAGCCGGTCATCGTCACCCGGGCCGGGAGCCTCCCCGAGCTGGTGGCGGACGGCGAGTCCGGCTTCGTCGTCCCCCCGCACGATCCCGCGGCGCTCCGCGCCCGGACGGAGGAGCTGGTCGCCTCCGCGGCGCTGTCGCGGGCCATGGGCGAGGCCGCCCGGGAGCGGGTGCGCGCGCTCTTCACCTGGGAGCAGGTGGCCGAGCGCGGTCTCACGCTCTACCGGGAGCTGGTCGGCGCGCCGCGCGGCCGCTAG
- a CDS encoding FkbM family methyltransferase: MSVIVQRAARALVRPVERLLPPRYALPFEILRERLAGRLEREIFLLDALAGRRRELALDVGANRGYYAYHLAKLFRRVEAFEPNPAVLGPLRAWGAGNVAIRNVAVSCTEGETELFVPIVNGVRQPGWASFDRDNLPGAHDFEVIRVPVRPLDAFGFRGVSFVKMDVEGHEPAALRGAERTLRENQPVVLLEVKEKNRDGVFAFFDALGYAPFRVREGRLAPVGASGEADGENFVFRPAEGARRGLSAQAASAPLAGYA, translated from the coding sequence ATGTCCGTCATCGTGCAGCGGGCGGCCCGCGCGCTGGTGCGCCCCGTCGAGCGCCTCCTCCCCCCGAGGTATGCGCTCCCCTTCGAGATCCTCCGGGAGCGCCTCGCCGGCCGCCTGGAGAGAGAGATCTTCCTGCTCGACGCGCTCGCCGGGAGGCGGCGCGAGCTCGCGCTCGACGTGGGCGCCAACCGGGGCTACTACGCCTACCACCTGGCGAAGCTCTTCCGCCGGGTGGAGGCGTTCGAGCCCAACCCCGCCGTCCTGGGGCCGCTGCGCGCCTGGGGGGCCGGGAACGTCGCCATCCGCAACGTGGCCGTGTCGTGCACGGAGGGAGAGACGGAGCTGTTCGTTCCCATCGTGAACGGCGTACGGCAGCCCGGCTGGGCCAGCTTCGACCGCGACAACCTCCCGGGCGCCCACGACTTCGAGGTGATCCGGGTGCCCGTCCGCCCGCTGGACGCGTTCGGCTTCCGCGGCGTGTCGTTCGTCAAGATGGACGTGGAGGGGCACGAGCCGGCGGCCCTCCGGGGCGCCGAGCGGACGTTGCGCGAGAACCAGCCCGTCGTTCTCCTGGAGGTGAAGGAGAAGAACCGGGACGGGGTGTTCGCCTTCTTCGACGCCCTCGGCTACGCTCCGTTCCGGGTCCGGGAGGGCCGGCTCGCCCCGGTGGGGGCGTCGGGCGAGGCGGACGGCGAGAACTTCGTCTTCCGCCCCGCCGAGGGAGCCCGCCGGGGATTGTCGGCGCAGGCCGCCTCGGCGCCGCTCGCGGGGTACGCGTAG
- a CDS encoding FkbM family methyltransferase, with amino-acid sequence MRSAVMGAVRKSAMGTALLDQSPRRVELSDGSRFVVPRRVARLFEHWESQAATRAESLQSYAAYEGGDFVDVGAYHGWYSWLLAPKARPGDSFVSLEPDLSAYPSLLHNLSVLAAAFPRLAISALPKPVGDGRPAEVTFPLGEEMHPRVGSGAGTGDGPRTVAVDTLVAEMGIRPTFVKVDVEGAELYVVQGMRETLREFRPTVMLELHPLFQPEGVRLEDVAGVLREAGYTSRDLDVSEVAIRQVWS; translated from the coding sequence ATGAGATCGGCCGTCATGGGGGCGGTCAGGAAGAGCGCCATGGGAACCGCGCTCCTGGACCAGAGCCCCCGGCGGGTGGAGCTGTCCGACGGCTCCCGCTTCGTCGTGCCGCGCCGGGTGGCGCGGCTCTTCGAGCACTGGGAGTCGCAGGCCGCCACGCGCGCCGAGTCGCTGCAGTCGTACGCCGCGTACGAGGGCGGGGACTTCGTGGACGTGGGGGCGTACCACGGCTGGTACTCCTGGCTTCTCGCGCCCAAGGCGCGGCCGGGCGACTCGTTCGTTTCGCTGGAGCCGGACCTGTCCGCGTACCCCAGCCTGCTGCACAACCTGTCGGTGCTGGCCGCCGCGTTCCCGCGGCTGGCGATCTCCGCGCTGCCGAAGCCGGTGGGCGACGGCCGCCCCGCCGAGGTGACCTTCCCCCTGGGGGAGGAGATGCACCCCCGCGTCGGGAGCGGCGCGGGCACGGGGGACGGGCCGCGTACCGTGGCGGTGGACACCCTGGTGGCCGAGATGGGGATCCGCCCCACCTTCGTCAAGGTGGACGTGGAGGGGGCGGAGCTCTACGTCGTGCAGGGGATGCGCGAGACGCTGCGTGAGTTCCGGCCCACGGTCATGCTGGAGCTGCACCCGCTCTTCCAGCCGGAGGGAGTCCGCCTGGAGGACGTCGCCGGGGTGCTGCGCGAGGCCGGGTACACCTCCCGCGACCTGGACGTCTCCGAAGTCGCGATCCGGCAGGTCTGGAGCTGA